A single Roseinatronobacter monicus DNA region contains:
- a CDS encoding LysR family transcriptional regulator — translation MSIRLFKTLIAVADHKTFGEAADAVFITHAAVSQQMRALEEDLGLVLFDRSRRTPTLSPTGRSVVAQARKIVHDYDNLVPSVLGDDGFQGELALGAVPTTLTGLTPMAMSILRSKHAGLRLRIHPALTGALLSGIDRGQLDVALVSKPIILPIGMRFLNIAEERLHLVTSAEIPETDPIQILQKHPFIRFNRDAVVGTLIETWLQNNAVRVSETMELENLEAISSMVHANLGVSIVPAPCVANPGALPLRWLPLGADAPLRIVGLAFHKENPKIRVIEEIHKAFVSAVETARPLSDLTAP, via the coding sequence ATGTCGATCCGTCTGTTCAAAACCCTGATTGCTGTTGCCGACCACAAGACATTCGGGGAAGCGGCGGATGCTGTCTTCATCACCCATGCCGCTGTCAGCCAGCAGATGCGCGCCCTTGAAGAAGACCTTGGGCTGGTCCTGTTCGACCGCAGCCGCCGCACACCGACATTGTCGCCCACCGGGCGCAGCGTCGTTGCGCAGGCGCGCAAGATTGTGCACGACTACGACAATCTTGTTCCTTCCGTACTGGGCGATGACGGGTTTCAGGGCGAGTTGGCGCTTGGTGCAGTGCCCACCACCCTGACCGGACTGACCCCTATGGCGATGTCGATTTTGCGCAGCAAGCACGCGGGCCTTCGCCTGCGCATTCATCCCGCGCTGACAGGGGCCTTGCTCAGCGGGATCGACCGCGGGCAACTGGATGTGGCGCTGGTCAGCAAGCCGATCATCCTGCCGATCGGAATGCGGTTTCTCAACATCGCCGAAGAGCGGTTGCATCTGGTCACATCTGCCGAAATTCCCGAAACAGACCCGATCCAGATTTTGCAAAAGCACCCGTTCATCCGGTTCAACCGCGACGCCGTGGTCGGCACATTGATCGAGACATGGCTTCAAAACAACGCTGTCCGCGTGTCTGAAACGATGGAGCTGGAGAACCTCGAAGCGATTTCCAGCATGGTTCATGCCAATCTAGGCGTGTCGATTGTTCCTGCGCCCTGTGTGGCCAATCCCGGTGCCCTGCCCCTGCGCTGGCTGCCCTTGGGCGCGGATGCACCCCTGCGCATCGTTGGGCTGGCCTTTCACAAGGAAAACCCGAAAATTCGCGTGATCGAAGAGATTCACAAGGCATTCGTCAGCGCCGTTGAAACCGCCCGCCCGCTGTCTGACCTGACCGCGCCATGA
- the cobO gene encoding cob(I)yrinic acid a,c-diamide adenosyltransferase, producing MTDTDDAARHREKMKKIKAARDKMMATKTDEKGLIVVHTGAGKGKSSSGFGMIMRCIAHEMPCAVVQFIKGNWVTGEREFLRRNFTEQCKFVVSGEGFTWDTQDRDRDIAAARAGWEQAKALIRDPEIRMVLLDEINIALRYDYLPISEVVDFLRDEKPHMTHVVLTGRNAKPELIELADLVTEMTLVKHPFRDGIKAQKGVEF from the coding sequence ATGACCGACACTGATGACGCCGCCCGCCACCGCGAGAAAATGAAGAAAATCAAAGCAGCGCGGGACAAGATGATGGCGACCAAGACCGATGAGAAAGGTCTGATCGTGGTGCATACGGGCGCGGGCAAAGGCAAGTCATCATCGGGCTTTGGCATGATTATGCGCTGCATCGCCCATGAAATGCCCTGCGCCGTGGTTCAGTTCATCAAGGGCAACTGGGTCACAGGAGAGCGTGAATTTCTACGCCGGAATTTTACAGAGCAGTGCAAATTCGTCGTCTCGGGCGAGGGGTTTACTTGGGACACACAAGACCGCGACCGCGACATCGCGGCGGCCCGCGCGGGCTGGGAACAGGCCAAGGCGCTGATCCGCGACCCTGAAATCCGCATGGTGCTGCTGGATGAAATCAACATCGCCCTGCGCTACGACTATTTGCCGATTTCCGAGGTGGTTGATTTTCTGCGTGATGAAAAACCGCACATGACCCATGTGGTGCTGACCGGACGCAATGCCAAACCAGAGTTGATTGAACTGGCCGATCTGGTCACGGAAATGACGCTGGTCAAGCACCCGTTCCGCGACGGGATCAAGGCGCAAAAAGGCGTCGAGTTCTGA
- a CDS encoding sulfite exporter TauE/SafE family protein — MSWHDIAFIVAGALAGGFINGLAGTGTALFALGFLMVALDPVSAVGVVTLMSVVTGMQGLWEVRHALRQNVARLMRFILPGLVGVPVGVTLLTVINADMLKLLIATLLIVYGGFFSLRKNLPKFERRTPVLDSMMGFSGGFLGGMAGLSGALLVIWCSMRPWPKAETRAVLQPFNVSILGATTAMLWWRGVYTPTTMTAFLIALPASFLAVQAGLWVFRRTSDTAFRRLLIGLSLVLGLGTLANVLW, encoded by the coding sequence ATGAGTTGGCACGACATTGCCTTTATTGTTGCCGGGGCACTGGCGGGCGGGTTCATCAACGGGCTGGCGGGCACCGGAACCGCCCTGTTCGCGCTGGGGTTTTTGATGGTCGCGCTGGACCCTGTCAGCGCGGTGGGTGTGGTCACGCTGATGTCTGTGGTTACTGGTATGCAAGGGCTTTGGGAAGTGCGCCACGCCTTGCGCCAGAATGTGGCGCGGCTGATGCGGTTCATCCTGCCGGGGCTGGTGGGCGTGCCGGTCGGGGTTACGCTGCTGACGGTTATCAATGCCGATATGCTCAAGCTGCTGATCGCCACCTTGCTGATCGTCTATGGCGGTTTTTTCAGCCTGCGAAAAAACCTTCCAAAATTCGAGCGCCGCACTCCGGTGCTGGACAGCATGATGGGCTTCTCGGGTGGCTTCCTTGGCGGCATGGCGGGGCTGTCGGGTGCGCTGTTGGTGATCTGGTGTTCCATGCGCCCTTGGCCGAAGGCAGAAACCCGCGCGGTGCTGCAACCGTTCAATGTCAGCATTCTGGGTGCGACCACGGCCATGCTGTGGTGGCGCGGGGTCTATACCCCGACCACGATGACCGCATTTCTGATCGCGTTGCCCGCGTCGTTTCTGGCGGTGCAGGCGGGGTTATGGGTGTTCCGGCGCACCAGCGACACCGCTTTCCGGCGGCTGCTGATCGGGCTGTCGCTGGTGCTGGGTCTGGGCACTTTGGCGAATGTGCTGTGGTAG